Proteins encoded in a region of the Sulfitobacter sp. M39 genome:
- a CDS encoding permease yields MDQIIEAFTTGAGMLWKALWALIFGYIISAGIQIFVTRDQMARVLGDRGARKAGIAGFFGFVSSSCSFAALAASRSILVKGAHPVNSIAFLISSTNLVIELGIVLLVLLGWKFMVANFMLGILMTIYAYALTLIWLPRSFVESAKEHAEKAQSDEGMDRDQTMKGSFRDKLLSREGWDRIARAFFMEWKMVWKEILFGFTVAGFISVFVPQSFWNAIFLVGDGGAQDAPGFLIVLENALVAPVVAFFTFIGSMGNVPLAAMLWSRDASFGGVIAFLGADLVAATVIWVHAKYYGWQYALYLSGLLYLCMVAAGITVHYLFALVGMIPTERPSLQEMVRFSIDYTFFLNLIFLVIGSALIWLHIRNAEED; encoded by the coding sequence ATGGACCAGATAATCGAAGCATTCACGACCGGGGCGGGCATGCTCTGGAAGGCGCTCTGGGCGCTCATCTTCGGGTATATCATCTCCGCAGGCATCCAGATTTTCGTGACACGGGATCAGATGGCGCGTGTTCTTGGCGACCGTGGTGCCAGGAAGGCAGGCATTGCCGGCTTCTTTGGGTTTGTGTCATCGTCCTGTTCCTTCGCGGCTCTTGCCGCGTCGCGTTCGATCCTCGTGAAGGGTGCGCATCCGGTCAATTCGATCGCCTTCCTGATTTCATCGACAAATCTGGTGATCGAGCTTGGAATCGTCCTTCTGGTCCTGCTGGGCTGGAAATTCATGGTGGCAAATTTCATGCTTGGCATCCTGATGACGATCTACGCCTATGCCCTCACCCTGATATGGCTTCCAAGGTCGTTTGTCGAAAGCGCAAAAGAGCATGCGGAGAAGGCCCAGTCCGACGAAGGTATGGACAGGGACCAGACCATGAAGGGTTCGTTCCGCGACAAACTGCTGTCCCGCGAAGGATGGGACCGGATCGCCCGCGCTTTCTTCATGGAATGGAAGATGGTCTGGAAGGAGATCCTCTTCGGCTTCACGGTCGCGGGTTTCATTTCCGTCTTTGTGCCGCAGAGCTTCTGGAACGCGATCTTTCTGGTCGGAGATGGCGGTGCGCAGGACGCGCCGGGCTTCCTGATCGTTCTTGAAAACGCGCTGGTGGCACCGGTCGTGGCCTTCTTCACCTTCATCGGGTCGATGGGCAATGTCCCCCTGGCTGCGATGCTCTGGTCGCGTGATGCGTCGTTCGGAGGCGTGATCGCCTTTCTCGGAGCCGATCTTGTTGCTGCCACGGTGATATGGGTGCACGCAAAATATTACGGCTGGCAGTATGCGCTCTATCTTTCAGGCTTGCTGTACCTGTGCATGGTCGCTGCGGGAATTACGGTGCATTACCTGTTCGCTCTCGTAGGGATGATCCCGACCGAGCGGCCTTCGCTTCAGGAAATGGTCCGGTTCAGCATCGATTACACGTTCTTCCTCAACCTGATCTTTCTTGTCATCGGGTCAGCACTGATCTGGCTTCACATCAGGAATGCCGAGGAAGACTAA
- a CDS encoding TlpA family protein disulfide reductase: MKYLKTALLVWALSVGTAFAGPQGFALHDTPQPVINVRYETEDGSRGDMEDFRGKVILVNVWATWCVPCREEMPTLDALQAELGGDRFEVVALSIDRAGSPVVRRFYDEIGVNNLKMYVDKTMLSMTALRTVGLPTTILIDAQGRELGRLVGPAEWDDPEMVSFLRGFIE, from the coding sequence ATGAAATATCTCAAAACGGCGCTGCTCGTCTGGGCATTGTCCGTCGGCACGGCGTTTGCCGGGCCGCAAGGCTTCGCACTGCACGACACGCCGCAGCCGGTGATCAATGTGCGCTACGAGACCGAGGACGGCAGCCGTGGGGACATGGAGGATTTTCGTGGCAAGGTGATCCTCGTGAACGTTTGGGCAACCTGGTGCGTCCCCTGCCGGGAAGAGATGCCGACGCTGGATGCACTTCAGGCGGAACTTGGCGGCGACCGTTTCGAGGTTGTCGCCCTGTCCATCGACAGGGCCGGGTCGCCCGTCGTGCGGCGGTTCTACGACGAGATCGGTGTCAACAATCTCAAGATGTATGTCGACAAGACCATGCTGTCGATGACCGCGCTGCGCACCGTCGGTCTGCCGACAACGATCCTGATCGACGCGCAGGGGCGGGAGCTTGGGAGACTGGTCGGCCCGGCCGAATGGGATGATCCCGAGATGGTCTCCTTCTTGCGAGGCTTTATCGAATAA
- a CDS encoding DsbE family thiol:disulfide interchange protein produces the protein MTSYRDNMTVPTPRRRNLGFVLAPVVALALMVLFGWGLFSEGDDLPSALIDKPVPEFALAPVLGREEGLSTQDLIGHVSLVNVFASWCVPCRAEHPLFMELSATGEVPLYGINYKDPPEQARAWLDELGDPYTRIGADINGRAGIEWGVYGVPETYVITSDGTIAYRHVGPITRAILEETLLPIVRDLKTQAGKEPTP, from the coding sequence ATGACCAGCTATCGTGACAATATGACTGTTCCCACGCCCCGCCGGAGAAATCTCGGCTTTGTGCTGGCGCCCGTCGTGGCTTTGGCCCTTATGGTCCTGTTTGGCTGGGGGCTTTTCAGCGAGGGCGATGATCTGCCGTCCGCGCTTATCGACAAGCCTGTACCGGAGTTTGCACTCGCTCCGGTGCTCGGCCGCGAGGAAGGTCTTTCGACGCAGGACCTGATCGGCCATGTTTCGCTGGTGAACGTCTTTGCCTCGTGGTGTGTGCCCTGCCGCGCCGAACATCCGCTATTCATGGAATTGAGCGCCACGGGCGAAGTGCCGCTCTACGGGATCAACTACAAGGATCCGCCCGAACAGGCGCGCGCCTGGCTAGACGAACTGGGTGATCCCTACACCCGCATCGGGGCCGACATAAACGGACGTGCGGGCATCGAGTGGGGTGTTTACGGCGTGCCTGAAACCTATGTCATCACTTCCGACGGCACCATTGCCTACCGCCATGTCGGCCCCATCACGCGAGCGATTCTGGAGGAAACCCTTTTGCCGATCGTCCGTGATCTGAAAACCCAAGCCGGCAAGGAGCCAACGCCATGA
- a CDS encoding cytochrome c biogenesis CcdA family protein, translating to MMDISGIGIFAAFLAGAISFLSPCVLPLVPGYVSYIAGQPDLRTTRSVGLRARAGALGLSTCFVLGFSTVFVALGAGASALGSLLLTWRTELNYLGGAIIILFGLVMLGAFRLEAFSRDTRFTLDIPGGRPLGAYVLGLAFAFGWTPCIGPILGAILTLSSTSGGMSDGIWLLSIYSAGLGVPFLLAALFTDAIAARVRQIGKAGRWLYKGAGVAMIIMGVAIMTGQLSRFAYWLLGTFPFLASIG from the coding sequence ATGATGGATATTTCCGGCATCGGCATCTTCGCGGCCTTTCTGGCGGGGGCCATTTCCTTCCTGTCACCCTGCGTCCTGCCACTGGTTCCGGGCTATGTTTCCTACATCGCAGGCCAGCCGGATTTGCGCACGACGCGATCGGTCGGCCTGCGGGCACGCGCCGGGGCACTTGGCCTAAGCACCTGCTTCGTTCTGGGGTTCTCCACGGTCTTTGTCGCGTTGGGGGCCGGGGCCAGCGCGCTCGGGTCGTTGCTGCTGACTTGGCGCACTGAGCTCAACTATCTGGGCGGGGCGATCATCATCCTGTTCGGACTGGTCATGCTGGGTGCCTTCCGTCTGGAAGCGTTCTCGCGTGACACCCGCTTCACACTCGACATTCCGGGGGGTCGCCCGCTTGGAGCCTACGTCCTGGGCTTGGCCTTCGCCTTTGGATGGACGCCCTGCATCGGGCCGATCCTCGGCGCAATCCTGACGCTCAGTTCGACATCCGGCGGTATGTCGGACGGCATCTGGCTGTTGTCGATCTATTCCGCAGGGCTGGGCGTGCCGTTCCTGCTGGCCGCGCTGTTCACCGACGCCATCGCCGCACGGGTCAGACAGATCGGCAAAGCCGGTCGCTGGCTCTACAAGGGCGCGGGCGTCGCCATGATCATCATGGGCGTTGCCATCATGACCGGCCAATTGTCCCGGTTTGCCTACTGGCTTCTGGGAACCTTCCCATTCTTGGCCTCAATCGGTTAG
- the cueR gene encoding Cu(I)-responsive transcriptional regulator, which translates to MNIGDVADLSGLPAKTIRYYEDIGLVEPLRSSNGYRSFRQSDVHKLAFLGRARALGFTIEDCRSLLKLYADTDRASAEVKQIAEEHLDRIDSKIAELTEMRATLSHLVDACAGDHRPDCPILADLAMEQKAGSISKASG; encoded by the coding sequence ATGAACATCGGAGATGTGGCCGACCTTTCCGGCCTTCCCGCCAAAACGATCCGCTACTACGAAGACATCGGTCTTGTCGAACCGCTGCGCAGTTCAAATGGCTATCGCAGCTTTCGGCAAAGCGACGTGCACAAGCTGGCCTTTCTCGGCCGGGCACGGGCCCTTGGATTCACCATCGAGGATTGCCGGAGCCTGCTGAAGCTTTATGCCGATACTGACCGCGCCAGTGCCGAGGTAAAGCAGATTGCCGAAGAGCATCTTGATCGGATTGACAGCAAGATCGCCGAACTGACCGAAATGCGCGCGACGCTGTCGCATCTTGTGGATGCATGCGCGGGTGATCACCGCCCCGATTGCCCCATCTTGGCCGATCTGGCGATGGAACAAAAGGCGGGCAGTATCAGCAAGGCGTCCGGGTAG
- a CDS encoding DUF305 domain-containing protein has product MTYLRFFAMIATSTVVMFILMYLNTYLLSHIFWSETRAYMAVLMGAIMAIIMLGFMLSMYSSKAINAAIFIGGAVVFAGSLWLVRSQVTVGDTSYMKAMIPHHSIAIMTSSRANISDPRVRKLADEIIFAQDKEIAEMRYLVNDIDTNGDAADEGLDGSARIVDLNEALSSAEIAILDLEFLTGDEIAQLFPDGAICTFKYTTTSKPVLATGQIDGAPAALAKISGDLVRLGSTDATGTLSTEGMSVSLSAPDGAAALENSGEVQDANLVLELDAGLRAGYRGYYGCDA; this is encoded by the coding sequence ATGACATACCTACGCTTTTTCGCGATGATCGCCACATCCACGGTGGTGATGTTCATCCTGATGTATCTCAACACCTATCTGCTGAGCCATATCTTCTGGTCCGAAACACGCGCCTATATGGCCGTGCTGATGGGGGCCATAATGGCGATCATCATGCTGGGCTTCATGCTGTCAATGTACTCCAGCAAGGCGATCAACGCTGCCATCTTTATTGGCGGCGCCGTGGTGTTTGCCGGATCCCTCTGGCTGGTCCGGAGCCAGGTGACCGTGGGCGATACCAGCTACATGAAGGCAATGATCCCGCACCATTCGATCGCGATCATGACATCGAGCCGCGCCAACATTTCTGACCCTCGGGTGCGCAAACTGGCTGACGAGATCATCTTTGCCCAAGACAAAGAAATCGCCGAAATGCGGTATCTGGTGAATGACATCGACACGAATGGTGACGCGGCTGATGAGGGTCTGGATGGTTCAGCCCGCATCGTCGATCTGAACGAGGCACTCTCATCCGCCGAAATCGCCATCCTTGATCTGGAATTCCTGACTGGCGATGAGATCGCGCAGCTTTTCCCGGATGGGGCCATCTGCACCTTCAAGTATACGACGACCAGCAAACCTGTGCTTGCCACAGGACAGATCGACGGTGCCCCGGCGGCGCTGGCAAAGATCAGCGGCGACCTGGTGCGTCTTGGTTCAACCGACGCAACCGGCACCCTGAGCACCGAAGGAATGTCCGTAAGCCTCAGTGCGCCGGACGGGGCTGCGGCGCTGGAAAACAGTGGTGAAGTGCAGGACGCCAACCTCGTGCTCGAACTCGATGCCGGCCTGCGGGCAGGCTATCGCGGCTATTATGGCTGCGACGCCTGA
- a CDS encoding MauE/DoxX family redox-associated membrane protein, whose amino-acid sequence MPRDTTQTAKLYRMVMPDHLCPYGLKSKDLLERKGFEVEDHPLTTREETDAFMEEHGVETTPQTWIGDERIGGYDDLRVHFGIDAPEDERSDTSYQPVITIFAVAFLMALGLSWYSFENIFTLRGLEWFISISMCFLAVQKLQDVESFSTMFLNYDLLARRWVRYGKIYPFGEAFAGILMVAGALTWLSAPVALFIGTVGAVSVFKAVYIDKRELKCACVGGDSNVPLGFVSLTENLMMMVMGIWMPIRVYLIG is encoded by the coding sequence ATGCCAAGAGACACAACCCAGACAGCCAAGCTTTACCGGATGGTGATGCCCGACCACCTCTGTCCCTATGGGCTCAAATCCAAGGACCTGCTGGAGCGCAAGGGTTTCGAAGTCGAGGATCACCCTTTGACCACGCGTGAGGAAACCGACGCGTTCATGGAAGAGCACGGCGTCGAAACCACCCCGCAAACCTGGATCGGGGACGAGCGGATAGGCGGATATGACGACCTTCGGGTCCATTTCGGCATCGATGCGCCGGAAGACGAACGCTCGGACACGTCCTACCAGCCGGTGATCACGATCTTTGCCGTCGCGTTCCTGATGGCGCTCGGTTTGTCGTGGTACAGCTTCGAGAACATTTTCACCCTGCGCGGGCTGGAATGGTTCATTTCGATCTCGATGTGCTTTCTGGCGGTACAAAAACTTCAGGATGTCGAGAGCTTCTCGACCATGTTCCTGAACTACGACCTGCTGGCGCGTCGGTGGGTGCGTTATGGCAAGATCTATCCGTTTGGAGAGGCTTTCGCAGGTATCCTCATGGTCGCCGGGGCGCTGACCTGGCTTTCGGCACCGGTGGCCTTGTTCATCGGCACTGTTGGCGCAGTATCGGTTTTCAAGGCGGTCTATATCGACAAGCGTGAATTGAAGTGCGCCTGCGTCGGCGGCGACAGCAACGTACCGCTCGGCTTTGTCTCGCTCACAGAGAACCTGATGATGATGGTCATGGGGATCTGGATGCCGATCAGGGTCTATCTGATCGGCTGA
- a CDS encoding heavy metal translocating P-type ATPase, which yields MSDPRTLRLSLQNMSCASCVGRVERGLTALPGVSDVRVNLARETAQAQIDAPERIAEIATTLQEIGYPARSRSVRLNISSMSCASCVGRVDKALAVLPGVLDVNVNLASETATVSYLEGAVAVADLIKAASDAGYPATRAEDSSSEDAGARKNEEARVLARRTVVATTLALPVFLLEMGAHLIPGMHGLIGDTIGHRASWMIQFVLTTAVLLWPGRAFYTRGFPALLKGAPDMNSLVAVGTSAAYIYSLVALFAPTLLPAGSRAVYFEAAAVIVVLILLGRWLEARAKGRTGAAIQKLLGLQAKTARMLVDGEPQDVAIDRIVAGDILIVRPGERIAVDGELTEGSARVDESMITGEPVPVAKSVGDPVTGGTVNGSGAFRFSATRVGADTTLAQIIRMVEEAQGAKLPIQGLVDRITLWFVPAVMALALLTVIVWLLVGPSPALSFALVAGVSVLIIACPCAMGLATPTSIMVGTGRAAEMGVLFRKGDALQQLSSVDVVALDKTGTVTQGRPELTDLVLVHSFDRTEVLTLVAAVEAQSEHPIAEAIVRAAKVEGVARHDAKDFESITGHGVRAKVAGREVLVGADRLMTREGLTISDLADEERRLAEQGRTALFAAIDGRVAAVIAVSDPVKPSSAAAIRALHAQGLKVAMITGDKRETAEAIAREIGIDHVIAGVLPDGKVAALDDLRGAGKRIAFVGDGINDAPALAHSDVGIAIGTGTDVAIESADVVLMSGDLRGVVNALEVSRSTMRNIRQNLFWAFGYNVALIPVAAGVLYPVSGLLLSPVLAAGAMALSSVFVLTNALRLRRVRPAMDETARPVSEASASPIPAE from the coding sequence ATGTCGGATCCGCGCACCCTTCGGCTTTCCCTGCAAAACATGTCCTGCGCTTCCTGCGTCGGGCGCGTGGAACGTGGCCTCACGGCTCTGCCGGGGGTCAGCGATGTCCGTGTCAATCTCGCCAGAGAGACCGCCCAGGCGCAGATCGACGCACCGGAGCGCATCGCCGAAATCGCCACGACCCTTCAGGAGATCGGCTATCCGGCCCGGAGCCGGAGCGTACGTCTGAACATTTCATCTATGTCCTGTGCCTCGTGCGTCGGTCGGGTGGACAAGGCACTGGCAGTGCTGCCGGGCGTGCTGGACGTGAACGTCAACCTGGCCTCGGAAACCGCTACTGTCAGCTATCTGGAGGGCGCAGTCGCGGTTGCCGACCTTATCAAGGCGGCCAGCGACGCGGGTTACCCCGCCACGCGGGCCGAAGACAGTTCATCGGAAGACGCAGGAGCCCGCAAGAACGAAGAGGCACGGGTTCTGGCTCGCCGGACTGTCGTGGCGACGACCCTCGCCCTGCCCGTATTTTTGCTCGAGATGGGCGCACATCTGATCCCCGGGATGCACGGTCTCATCGGCGACACCATCGGCCATCGGGCCAGCTGGATGATCCAGTTCGTGTTGACCACGGCAGTCCTGCTCTGGCCAGGACGTGCTTTCTACACACGCGGTTTCCCGGCACTGTTGAAAGGCGCGCCGGACATGAACAGCCTTGTCGCGGTTGGCACATCGGCGGCCTACATCTATTCACTTGTGGCGCTTTTCGCACCGACGCTGCTGCCCGCGGGATCGCGCGCGGTCTATTTCGAGGCAGCGGCCGTCATCGTGGTGCTGATCCTTCTGGGCCGCTGGCTGGAGGCCCGCGCAAAGGGCCGGACCGGGGCTGCGATCCAGAAGCTGCTGGGCCTTCAGGCAAAGACGGCCCGTATGCTGGTTGACGGGGAGCCGCAGGATGTGGCCATCGACCGCATCGTCGCTGGCGACATTCTGATCGTGCGCCCTGGCGAGCGGATCGCAGTGGATGGTGAGCTGACCGAAGGCAGTGCCCGTGTGGATGAGAGTATGATCACCGGCGAACCGGTGCCGGTCGCCAAATCCGTGGGCGATCCCGTCACCGGCGGCACCGTCAACGGCAGCGGTGCCTTCCGGTTTAGCGCGACGCGTGTGGGTGCCGACACGACGCTGGCCCAGATCATCCGGATGGTCGAAGAGGCGCAGGGCGCCAAGCTGCCGATCCAAGGGCTGGTGGACCGGATCACCCTGTGGTTCGTGCCCGCGGTCATGGCATTGGCGCTGTTGACGGTGATTGTCTGGCTGTTGGTCGGTCCTTCGCCCGCGCTGTCATTTGCGCTGGTGGCTGGCGTATCCGTGCTGATCATCGCCTGCCCCTGCGCGATGGGTCTTGCCACGCCAACGTCGATCATGGTCGGCACGGGACGTGCCGCCGAGATGGGCGTGCTCTTCCGCAAGGGCGACGCGTTGCAACAGCTATCCAGCGTGGATGTGGTGGCGCTGGACAAGACCGGAACGGTGACCCAGGGCCGCCCGGAACTGACCGATCTCGTGCTTGTGCACAGCTTTGACCGCACCGAGGTGCTGACGCTTGTCGCCGCTGTCGAGGCGCAATCGGAACACCCGATCGCCGAGGCGATTGTGCGCGCGGCAAAGGTCGAGGGCGTCGCGCGGCATGACGCTAAGGATTTTGAATCCATCACCGGCCACGGCGTGCGGGCAAAAGTGGCGGGCCGCGAGGTGCTTGTCGGGGCCGACCGCCTGATGACCCGCGAGGGGCTGACAATCAGCGATCTGGCCGACGAGGAGCGTCGGCTGGCCGAACAGGGCCGCACCGCACTTTTCGCGGCGATCGACGGTCGTGTCGCCGCCGTCATCGCGGTGTCCGATCCGGTGAAGCCGTCCAGCGCCGCTGCAATCCGCGCCTTGCACGCACAGGGACTGAAGGTCGCCATGATCACCGGTGACAAGCGCGAAACGGCAGAGGCTATCGCCCGCGAAATCGGCATCGACCATGTGATCGCTGGCGTTCTGCCCGACGGTAAGGTGGCGGCGCTCGACGATCTGCGCGGCGCGGGCAAGCGCATCGCGTTCGTTGGCGACGGGATCAACGACGCACCCGCGCTTGCCCATTCGGACGTGGGTATCGCCATCGGCACCGGTACAGACGTGGCCATCGAATCCGCAGATGTGGTGCTGATGTCCGGCGATCTGCGCGGCGTCGTGAACGCCCTCGAGGTGTCGCGGAGCACCATGCGCAACATCCGTCAGAACCTTTTCTGGGCATTTGGATACAACGTCGCCCTGATCCCGGTTGCGGCGGGCGTGCTTTATCCGGTGTCAGGACTTCTGCTCTCACCCGTTCTGGCAGCAGGTGCGATGGCTCTCAGCTCTGTCTTCGTGCTGACGAATGCGCTGCGGCTGCGCCGCGTGCGCCCGGCGATGGACGAAACGGCGCGCCCCGTCTCCGAAGCCTCGGCATCCCCGATTCCAGCTGAATGA
- a CDS encoding SCO family protein — protein MQLIVYLTRRAALATFAATIAFPASADHPGENLDARMFEMEPYFQAIDAAQAPDFELQNAEGNPVRLADFSERVVILHFIYANCPDICPLHAEKIAAVQASINDGPMRDLVQFISITTDPVNDTPDVLRDYADRHGLDPSNWVILTKRPDQSDDATRLVARDYGLEFTTTADSDMMMHGAVTHVVDIGGRFAAKFHGMDFKNVNLILYVSELINNAQHRRRERSWWDRVTGVFQ, from the coding sequence ATGCAGTTGATTGTCTATCTGACCCGGCGCGCCGCCTTGGCGACATTTGCGGCCACGATCGCCTTTCCGGCCTCCGCCGATCATCCGGGTGAAAATCTGGATGCCCGGATGTTCGAGATGGAGCCATACTTCCAGGCCATCGACGCGGCACAGGCCCCGGATTTCGAGTTGCAGAATGCGGAGGGCAATCCTGTGCGCTTGGCGGATTTCAGCGAAAGGGTCGTCATCCTGCATTTCATCTACGCCAACTGCCCGGATATCTGCCCGCTCCATGCGGAAAAGATCGCGGCGGTCCAGGCTTCGATCAACGACGGGCCGATGAGGGATCTGGTGCAATTCATCTCGATCACAACCGATCCCGTGAATGACACGCCGGACGTTCTGCGCGACTACGCGGACCGGCATGGGCTCGATCCGAGCAACTGGGTCATTCTGACCAAACGGCCCGATCAGAGCGACGACGCGACGCGCCTTGTGGCGCGGGACTATGGGCTCGAGTTCACCACGACCGCCGACAGCGACATGATGATGCACGGTGCGGTCACCCATGTCGTGGATATCGGCGGGCGGTTCGCCGCAAAGTTCCATGGCATGGATTTCAAGAATGTGAACCTGATCCTCTATGTCAGCGAGTTGATCAACAATGCCCAGCATCGACGCCGGGAACGCAGTTGGTGGGACCGGGTGACAGGGGTGTTTCAATGA
- a CDS encoding heavy-metal-associated domain-containing protein produces MFKFSVPNMSCGHCTASIQKAIMAADPDATVSCDLTARIVDVDSTLDETALAAAISDAGYRSEKLAEVQ; encoded by the coding sequence ATGTTCAAATTCAGCGTACCGAACATGAGTTGCGGCCATTGTACCGCTTCCATCCAAAAGGCCATTATGGCGGCCGACCCAGATGCAACGGTTTCGTGCGATCTGACTGCACGTATCGTCGACGTCGACAGCACTCTGGATGAAACTGCATTGGCCGCAGCGATCAGCGATGCGGGCTACAGGTCTGAGAAGCTGGCAGAGGTTCAGTAG